In one window of Sciurus carolinensis chromosome X, mSciCar1.2, whole genome shotgun sequence DNA:
- the LOC124972030 gene encoding ubiquitin-conjugating enzyme E2 D2-like isoform X1 produces MALKRIHKELLDLARDPPAQCSAGPVGNDMFRWQAAIMGPNDSPYQGGVFFLSIQFPSDYPFKPPKITFITRIYHPNINRSGSICLDILRSEWSPALTISKVLLSICSMLCDPNPDDPLVPEIAKIYLKDRRKYDRVAREWTEKYAM; encoded by the coding sequence ATGGCTCTGAAGCGCATTCACAAGGAGCTCCTAGACCTGGCTCGAGACCCCCCAGCCCAGTGCTCTGCAGGGCCGGTGGGGAACGATATGTTCCGTTGGCAAGCTGCCATCATGGGGCCCAACGACAGTCCCTACCAGGGAGGGGTCTTTTTTCTGTCCATACAGTTTCCATCTGATTATCCCTTCAAACCACCCAAGATCACGTTCATCACTCGAATTTACCATCCGAATATCAACAGAAGCGGGAGCATCTGTCTAGACATCCTTAGATCCGAGTGGTCGCCAGCGCTGACAATTTCTAAAGTGCTGTTGTCTATCTGCTCTATGTTGTGCGACCCAAACCCGGATGATCCTTTGGTTCCTGAAATTGCTAAGATCTATCTAAAGGACAGGAGAAAGTATGACAGAGTCGCTCGAGAGTGGACCGAAAAATATGCCATGTGA
- the LOC124972030 gene encoding ubiquitin-conjugating enzyme E2 D2-like isoform X2: protein MFRWQAAIMGPNDSPYQGGVFFLSIQFPSDYPFKPPKITFITRIYHPNINRSGSICLDILRSEWSPALTISKVLLSICSMLCDPNPDDPLVPEIAKIYLKDRRKYDRVAREWTEKYAM, encoded by the coding sequence ATGTTCCGTTGGCAAGCTGCCATCATGGGGCCCAACGACAGTCCCTACCAGGGAGGGGTCTTTTTTCTGTCCATACAGTTTCCATCTGATTATCCCTTCAAACCACCCAAGATCACGTTCATCACTCGAATTTACCATCCGAATATCAACAGAAGCGGGAGCATCTGTCTAGACATCCTTAGATCCGAGTGGTCGCCAGCGCTGACAATTTCTAAAGTGCTGTTGTCTATCTGCTCTATGTTGTGCGACCCAAACCCGGATGATCCTTTGGTTCCTGAAATTGCTAAGATCTATCTAAAGGACAGGAGAAAGTATGACAGAGTCGCTCGAGAGTGGACCGAAAAATATGCCATGTGA